GTAAAAACAGAAAcagatttttctttccttttcttttaattctttttttgtcaaaaaGCCAAATGGTAATGATGCAGCTTTTGTATTGTTGTGGTGCGAATTGACCAGAATGCCCGTCACAGTGCTCGAGGAGGTGCGGCAAGACACAGTACCACAAACCTTGCATGTTCTTCTGTCAGAAATGCTGCAAAAAGTGCCTGTGTGTTCCCCCAGGGTATTATGGTAATAAAGCCGTCTGCCCATGCTACAACAACTGGAAGACCAAGGAAGGAGGACCAAAATGCCCCTGATTTGTTCCCTTATTTACCCATATTTATCATATAGTGTTGCAGTAGTACTAAGTACTAACTAATATATGAATATGTCAAGTGTCGTAGGCCTCTTATGGTCTGCTGGATTTTGCAGTATCtgggtatttttggaaaatcGAGAATGACTCGAGTGATCGATCATGATGCCATGGAGTCACTCCATTGGGGTTTGTCCCTAGGATGAGAGTGGCTGATCTATCATGTTGtatttgttattttgatttttacttATATGAGAATTTTATATGTTTAGGGTCTTCCATTTATGAGATGTAGTTTGTTTGTGGCTTTTCCTAAATTCTACCTGCCACGGGGCCAGCTTTACAAAAAGAGTAGCATCACCATCATCATTAAAGAGAGTTGCACATGGATCCATCCATGAAagatatttccttttttctctctcgATTGGGGGCCAGCTTTAATTATGACGTTGACCCAAAGATTCAATTCAAGCACATCATAGACCCCTGTTTGGATTGGCTTTGAGTTGAGAAAATTTAGCCACATTGATGTGTGTGAGTGAGCACGTCTTCCTAGTGCAAAGCAATTGCTTCTTGTGGAAGCTTTGAACAAATTATGGCTGATTTGTAACTAAAGCCAAATCCGAAAAAGCCCAGTAGCAGTAGGGCATTGATTGTTGTATTTGTCTCCCAACAGGGAAGACACAGTAGGACTTTTTCTAAAAGATCGTAACTTACCTTTTCTATAtgctaaataagaaaaattctGTTGTACCGAATTGGCACTTATAGAAGATGTAATTTGGATGATTGAAAATGTATGACAATCTAAATTAagagataattatataaataataaaaaactaatgtATAAGTAAATAAGATCGTGACCAaacaaataagaagaaaatacaaaaaaataaattaattaaagtataaaataataagatgacATATGGataaaaaccaataaaatcTAATGCGGAGTCATGACATTATATGattgtcatatttttaaaagtaatgaaaactaaaatatatatagtatgATATAATGTGACAAgacatgattgatcatattttccaatatttaCCAAATCAAATCATATAGATGTAAATTAGGTATATGGGCTATCACTTGCTCCAAATGGGACCACAACAAtgaaagagcaaaaaaaaaaacaaaagaggttTGGCAAGCTGAATTCAATTTGCAATTTCTAAATATACGCAAATGCGAACTCATTCATTCCGTCGTGTTGTTGTCGTcgttgatgtttattttttaccttttttgtgccattcttaataattattttcaaatttagacatttatcttatatttgactttgaaaatttgaaaaaaatgtgatggaaaaaaaacgtggaagaaaataaaagaaaagagaaaaataaatttcaacttaatatattattttacatgtttttaaatttattttattaatataaagaataaataatttaaatatatgtagatattttaactatttttaattaaatttattttttatattgtttatggTAAATCAAttatgagaaattatttttgctTGATATTTTCTACTAATTAAATTGCAGAGTTCGATATCGGTGGAAAGAAGTTACCGTGGGGAAGAGTTGAGGCCTCTATGGTGGGAGAAACTTGGGAAAATCTGTGGCCCGTGAGGAAAGGCGAGATGCAGACACTGATTATAACAGAAGGAAGTTCTTGAAGCACAGTTCAGGATGTTGGCCACTGGTAAATGAAACGAGAGAGGCCCTTGTCATTCATGAGAATAGGCTACCATCTGTTGATGATCATGCAAGAAATGGTAAGAGTTGGCAAGAGGCTGACCTTCCAATGGAGCTGCACAGCAGGGACAGTGACAGCGGCAGCGGCAAGGGCAACATAACAATTCAGGCAGCAGAATGGTCAACTCAGCTAGAAGAGAGATGGGCCTGGAGAAGAAGGAAAACGAGACAGAATGGCAGAGCCTCACTGGACGATTAGTGGGCGGCTCCATGGCAGAAGTCCAGTGCAACATGAACAAGAAGGCAGCAAATTCTGGTGGGAACCACAAGAAGAGAAGGATGAAATCTGGACCTGAAATCTATCACCAGCATTGGAAAATAAGATGAACTGATTGCTTGAATGCAATATGTAATGACTTTGGGTTTTCTAACTGGAAACTTTTGCTAatcatttttatcaaagatagTAGTAATTGGAGCCCTACATTGCTGGTAATGAATATGATGAATGGAAATGTAAATCATCAATGAAATTGATTCCTTCTCCATGGAACTCAAACTCAATATACATTACAACAAAATCCGCAGTGCCTTATCAATCCAGTCAATTGCATCTGACAACTTTAAATATCAAACTTGTTACAGGAGGAATCACAAAAAGATGAGCCACAactcaaattatattttatctcattGAACAGATGCAAAACAAGTATCTCAAGGTATaatactttttagtttttttttttttttcagccaTATCTTACTCCTTCATCACTCGCAACCTCTCCAATTTTGTATGCCGTATAAGCTCCATTTCCATCTCCAAGTATTCTGGAAGATGCCTCTGGACTGACAACTAGAACCATCCCGATACCCATGTTGAATGTCCGCCTCATCTCAGCATCCTCTATTCGGCCAGCCTAAGAAACACAAATAAATAGGAGGATTAAATTACCAAGTATTTTCAAAGATACATAATGATTATTAAAGAATAGCTCTGTGATCAAGAAAAATTAACTATAATCCTATTGCAAATAACTCATTCATCTTGATTTAGCCACTGATATGATATGGCATTATGTTTCTGAAGCTGAAACCGATAATTGccaaaatgaagaaaatctGTACTGTTTTATGGAAAAAGGTTCATCACATTCACAAAGTTCAACTGAGGATGGCTATTCTTACCTCTTGGATCCATTTGAATACGGATGGGACTTCCCAGGAGTCCTTATAGATCACAGCCCCAAGGCCTTTGGGAAATACTCGAGGTATGTTGTCAGTAAAACCCCCACCTGTGATGTGTGCTATCCCCTTCACCCCTCCCTTGCTGATAAAGTCAAGCACCTGCttggacattaaaaaaaaaattattaaaaaaataaataaataaataaaagagaccTTCTGCAATCACTCATCCAATGAACAAGACAACATAGAGCATGATAATGTGAACGTGGCAGGGTGATGAATGACCTGCTTAACATAAATAATAGTCGGGGCCATCAAAGCTTCACCTAGTGTAATAGCTTCACCAGGAAGTTGGTCCTTCAGAGAAAGGCCACTTTTGGACAGAACCCTGTAAAGACATGCCAGTATCTGTCAGCAGAGATCTTGACATACATCAATGTAAGAAAGGCTAGAAATGAACCCACTGCAGACTTCACCATTGATATTGATGAAATAAAGGGTACAATGACCAACCTTCTAACAAGAGAGAAACCATTGGAATGAACTCCACTAGATGGCAGACCGATGAGGACATCTCCAGGAACAATAGTTTTCCCATCAATAACTGAATCCTTTTTTACCACACCAACTGCAAAACCACTGAGGTCATACTCACCATCTGCATAGAAATCTGGCATCTCCGCTGTCTGAAAAATGCAGTCCAGTGAGCTCAACCTAAGTTTATAACCTCCATAATAGGTCACCATATTTtaaaccaaaatgaaaatgaaaagaaaaaggcccATTAGGCTATATTGACTCTAATATTGACAATCTAACCACAAATCACACGTTTGATGGatatatttccaattttttcataACAAAGAAAACATGAAGCCTAGATGCAAAGTACAATACAATCCCAAACCTCTACAGACATCCAACCCCTTATAGTTGACCGTCCAAAAGAATGGCATGCATTAGATGATCAGAATTTTGTATATCAAGTTTAATTCATTTAAAGAACATTGATGATGAACACCTTGCTTGTTGGTAGGCATCACCTTCCAATTGCATTGCACCACACAGCTTTGTAACTATTTGACCTCATAGGAATTACAGTAGTTAAAGAGTTAAACCCAGTATTTCCCTTTCTCTTTATATGTAATGCAGTATAATATAGATAGAATCAAgacaatataaaagaaaagcaGTAAGGGCCAAAGTTTGGAATACCTCTCCCCCAAGAAGAACACAGTCAGATTGTTGGCAACCATCAACAATTCCTTTTATAACCTGAATaggcacaaaaagaaaaagaataaattaaccATGCTCCAGCATATGTGGTTAGTTGTGATATGATGAATCCAAGAAAAAAGCTAAATTTATGCATAATTGTCTGCTACCTTCTCAGCAAGGTCAACATCAAGGTGGCTTGTGGCAAAgtaatcaagaaaaaataatggCTTAGCTCCAGAAGTAACTATGTCATTTACACTCATCGCAACCTGGAATGGAATGCATTAGGAAGCCAAAGCCAATtattaataggaaaaaaaaaaaaaagatctacttgaaaacaataaatatatgaacatagaaaaaaaaattaccagaTCAATCCCAATAGTTTCATGGATTCCAGTTTCAAATGCAAGCTTCAGTTTAGTTCCCACCCCATCAGTACCAGCAACAAGGTATGAGTCACCTGTTCATAAGATATAGTGAACAACATAAAAAAACTTGCAGACAACCAGATCTAGAGAACATGCAAATCTCTCTTcccaaaaaaagggaaaagttcATGAAGACAATAATAAGCATCAATTGTCCACCACTAATTATAGTTCTATGACATAGACCTAGCGCAAAAAGGGGGTACCccctatgccaaaatcaatcaGGATGACTTACACAATTGCTATGGCACACACTAAATTctgaggaaaaacaaaataaaagagcTAGAAAGACATGGAAGCTTTTGAATTCAATGATGTTTGTATACCATATGAGAGAATCTTCAATAGGCTACTTGAGATTAGGAAAGTTATAAGGGTGAACATGAGCCGGCCTAACATGCATAGACACAGCTACCCAATAAATTTCTTGACATCTAAAGTTAATACCATACAGCTTAAAACTTGTCTTGTGTCATACTGACTACATTTGTGCTAAAATGGTTTAAGACAACAATGACTAAGCTTGTAAAGAAAGTACATGGAAATGACCTACTTAAGAGCCTTAAgggctttctttttctttttctttctttcttttcttttctctttcttttttagtcCTTATTGGGAATTGAGCTTAGAATGTCTCACATCCCCACCTGAATCCCTTAGCACCATAGCCAGGTCTTTAGGCCCCGAATAGCTCAACAATCAAAACTACCATAGTTGCTTCGATTATCACCCTCACAATCCCACTGCAACAATTACATGCCAGTGATACTCAAGAAGCACCATTCAAGTTAACCATAGAAAACACAATGAGAAAATAGTCATTTCTGCCTGTTGTTTTCATGCAGCTGCAAGTCAAATTTAATTGGGAAATGTCATATTAGGTTCAAGGTATTTCTATTGCAAACTCTTACTTTTTAAAGTCTACAAGTGTGATGTCAAGTAAAAAATccaaagtatttttatttagtagTAGGGGTAAGTACTGCATCCATAGGAGACAGAAAATAAAAGGTATTTCACCATATATTTCAAGGCGAAAGCTATTGCTGAcaagaaatttataattattattttcaacaataatGATTAGAAAATGTATTAGAATAGGGTTTgaaattcaattctttcaatATTCAAGAATTTTAGTCCCCAATGAAGAAGATAATGGAAACCATAGAGTAACGTACCAAGAGGGAAAAGACCTCCGAAGCCACCAATCCCTGGAGCCATCTTTGCAATTCTTTTAACTAGCTCTGAGCCAGCATCTATGTCAACACCAGCATCCTTATATGTAAGACTATCAGCCATGTCAGCACTTTCCCCATAATTGTTCTTTGACATTGAGGATATAAGGCTAGTGTTCCTTGGTCTTCTTGGTCTCACTTCTCCAGCAGCCATCCTTAGCAGTGAAAACCTCTTAGAAAAGCAATTTTCTGTGCCTTTGCATGGATGCTGTTGGGTGACATAGGCCTTCTGGTCACAGGGTCTACCAGAAGATGCAAAACATCGGGATAGCTCTATGTTTGCTCTCAAGTTTGAGGTCATGGTGACAAGGAAATAGGAAATGCTGGGAGGACATAGAGATTATAGAAAGAGAAGTAAGCATGCAGCTAGCAAATATCATGAAATCAGATGATGAGTTATGAGACCACGTTTTCACTATATCAGCATCTTATGGAATGAGGCATGCTACAACTATCATACAGAATAATACTTTGACTTAATAAATATGCAGTcaaaaaaaacatttgctaAAAACATCTTGAAAAAGGAATTACATATTTGGCACACACACATATCATCAAAGAGATCAAACTCCCAATCTCTCACGATATATGTTCAATTTGCATTTAACCATACTTGTGAATTTGCATCTAAAATTCAAGGCAATGTATAAGTAGACCACATTCCCaaggaaaacaacaaaatagGTATTTAAGATGTTAATCATCTAGAAATATCAATCTTGAAAGTAAAAACAATAACATGACTTAAATTGATAAAACTGGCCCAACATTCACACCAGTTATTTAAGTAATCCAATCCACATAACATGGACAAATATCATTAGAAAAATACTtgtgaactaaaaaaaatatactcgAACTTTCTTGAGAGTACCAGATACAAACCAAACCAGATTCACAAACATAAAATCCAGCAACTGAATGGATGGACAACTCTTTCAAAGAAAAAAGTCAACTCGGAAAACAACCAGACTACCTGGACTCTGGGTTTTGACAAACATGATGGACCAAAGCCCCATCATGGTAACTATTGTGTAATAGGGTGCATTGGGTTGAACTAAAGAACTGCACTTTGTTTGGAATTCTAGTTCAGTCTTGCAGTATCAAATGAAACCTtacaaattttatcattcaaatcaAATGGCAGCACAGTGAAAATATCAACTATAATTATTTCTATATTCAGCTATAATAATGCTGTGGTTGGCAGAGTCCAGTTTGAGTGATACCAGGACATGGGATGGTAAGCAATGTGTTCAAGCTTTTGGAATGACTCTTAAAACCATAAGCCTCAATTCTTAATTGCAAACATGAGTGGACTGACACTAATCCTCACCGGATGCCAAGCAGAAAATAATCAAACATTAATTTCacaaagaaaagggaaaagatcATGACAAATGAATGGTGGGTAAAGGGAGTTTGTGCtgtaatataatatcaaaatagaaTCATCATCCTATAGGCATGCACAATCAAATTCCACCACCAGGTGAACCTCAAAGACAAGCAAAAATTTCCAGAATCTACCCAAGTCTAAAGCCTTAAACAGGGAATCCCATCATATTGTGAAGCACAGTACCTCTTTAAGATATTAGAATCCACTCTCTCAGACACCAAACcctaaaaaacacaaaacacaAGTTCTCATGAAAACCAAAtgcaagaagaaagagaaactcACTTTAGGTGCAGGGTCTGCAGAGCTAGGAGTCCACAAGGAGGGAGTGGGTGTCATCAGCGCCAGTGGGGAAGAAGAGGAGATGAGGGTTGAAAGGAGTGAGGAGGCCATTTTTcctctatctttttttttttttttttttttcctttttcgttttactttttaataagaAATGGTATAATGTAACTTGTCTTATATCGCATCTAATGCCTTATTGTTACATAGTAGACCCCAAGAgcaaacaaagaacaaaaactGTGGCTGGTAGAAGATGAATGTAAAACTTATGGTATGAACATGAATCATGAAAGCCGGCTCTAGAAGACCAGAATGCAGAAATAACTTGATGTTCTCAGCCCCAACTAGTTGGAATGGAAACAATATGCTTGTACCTACTAAAAGGAATTTGGATTTTTATAGGTTTCAAATGCCATAAAGACCATTACAACAATAAGAGAGAGAATATGTGAGGCTACAGCGGGATCTATAAACTATCCCATTTATTGTGGAGAATAACAGATAACAAGCAGAACTATCCAATGCCTGTGAGTCAAAAAAAAGGAACTGTCCTGAAATTTTGGTCCATTGAAGAATAACACGCATCGCTTGTCAATCAAGTCGTATTCATAGGAGAAATCTCACTGCAGTTGGATTGCCTACTCTTAACACAATGTGACACTTGATTTCATACTAATTTTCCTCACAATTAGTACACTCTGACAAACTTGAAACACAACATAAACAGCAAGGAGAAAGTGAGATGGTTAGAACTAAGAACCTTGCATGGAATTGAACAGAAAGTGATGGAGGGAAAATGATAAATCCTTTTGAAGCAAGAAAAGACCATTTGGCAACCAATTCAGAATTACATCGAGAGATGCTATACgcattgaaatatatatatatatcactaaCTTACCCAAAGGATGGGTTTAGAACTCAGGTCAAACCCAGTTCATGAAGTGTATGCCATTACAGTATAACTAACAACTATTCTACTCAAATAACTTTGATAACAAATACGTATCTTCCAGCCACAAACATTATAGTTAGGGCAAATTAAGAGAATGAGAGTCTTCTCTTTTCTCCATTTCACCTAAGAATTGCCTTTGCATTTCTCACTCTCTGTTTTCCATGGGACCcaattgaatggaaaaaataccaaaaattcCTGGGAAATGCAATATCCTTGTCACCTAAACTTTTCACATATATATTAACATCTGAATATTTGTGATCTGAAGTGCCTGAACCGCATTCAGGTATGCAGTATGCTTACAAGTGCAAATAGAAAGCGATACATTTATAAATTCAAACATTTTGTGTCGGATCAGAAATATAAACATGTCCATCCAATAATTTTCCATCATTTCAAGAAACATCTTGATTGCACATGAAGCGTTTTTCCTTTTGCACGAACCCTAGAAAAACCCTAATCCTTCGAATTCTTAATTTCAAAAGAGAGTGAgagatagaaaaataaataagcaaaaaagaaaaccatagGGTAAAGGGTTCAGTAAAAACCCGGATCCAAGATTAAATAAGCCAACCCTAGACGACCATGAATGAATATTTACACAGCTATGCCATGGAGGATGAGAACGACTCACGAACCTCTTCGAGCTTCTACACCTTGACGCCGATGGTGGAGTTGATATGTTTACAAGTGCCAAACTTGAGTTGATTTTGTTACAAGTGGCAAAGTTTGATAAGATTCGTATACACGTCACCAACCTAACAcgtttttcataaattttagtTGCTAGGTTTTGGCCCATTTTTGTGTCTACTGGTATAActcatttaattaatcaatttaatagtGTACttattaatctaattatatttttaaattatttaaaccatatttaactcattttaaatttatttttgaataaatataatttaaataatatccaTTTGACTATAATTcccatctttattttttaaatatttttttttcacaaaaataaaacattttacaaaaaaacatattttaataattttaaaaattgtttcattttttagacAAGTCTCTAGGAAttattacattttatataaaaattataactattgtttaattttaaaaatagaaaacattccTATATACTATTTTCCACTTTTGTCTTATTATTGGCATAAaaacttttagatatttttttattgaaattaatttttttataaattttattcattttacaatgaaattttaaattaaatattaatatttttaattttaaaatttatataataaaattaattttaaaattaaaaaaaaattatttattttttaaataattatttaataaattaataacaaatttgtgtttttataaaatcatttttcacataaacaaaaaataatagatgaatattatttatcttataaataaataaaaaatatcaaattaaattaattttatttgttatacttaattgaattaatttaaataaaaaaaatgaatattaagaacaattaaaattatttatttatttttacattttattccttttacaatgaaattttaacttaaaattaatatttttaatttttttaaaaaaaaaccacatcAAAAGTCATTAATAGTATATAATTTGTCTATTTTCTACTACTTTGCAAGCAACGATGAGAATGGGAAAGtaaagagaatttttctcttttcaagtctctgccaaataaaacaaaaaataattctccCTCTGCAGACTTCATTGCCCCAGCTGTCTCTATACGTGATGGATTTCAAAAGTTTTCAAGATTGAAGATTCAATAGAATTTCAAGTCCCAATCATTGCCTATAAATAGAGTCTCAACGTTTTTCATCAGACAGAGTTGGGAAGAGAActtcaaaagtagaaaaattcaaagagtgcaaaaatttgaaagttcaaaaatttatcttgtaattttcttgGTATActttcaataaacaaaatttttagattttgtttttttttatgtttattaaaaaataatactaaataaatattatttattttatattaaaattagtaaataaaattaattaattttataatatatatttataataattgtattattatataagtataataggaaatggaaaaattattattattttttttttaaatcgtctTTTAAAGAAAgtatttctcatattttgttgttttatttaaataaattaataataaatttgtttttttaataacagataaatattaattatcttatattaaaattagtatattatttatatattaaatctagtaaataaaattaattaattttataatatatatatgaagagaATAtgtctcactttttttttaagaaattaataataaattaatttttttaaattcaaaaaaacaaataaatattatttatcttatattaaatctAGTATATTCTttatatactaaatttaataaataatattaattaattttataatatatatttataataattgtattattatataagaataGTAGAGATcggaaaaatggatttttgaagtttt
Above is a genomic segment from Vitis riparia cultivar Riparia Gloire de Montpellier isolate 1030 chromosome 14, EGFV_Vit.rip_1.0, whole genome shotgun sequence containing:
- the LOC117931413 gene encoding gibberellin-regulated protein 4-like gives rise to the protein MAKVFALFLLALLVISMLHTTVLASHGHGGHHYDQKNYGPGSLKSFQCPSQCSRRCGKTQYHKPCMFFCQKCCKKCLCVPPGYYGNKAVCPCYNNWKTKEGGPKCP
- the LOC117930951 gene encoding phosphoribosylformylglycinamidine cyclo-ligase, chloroplastic-like encodes the protein MTSNLRANIELSRCFASSGRPCDQKAYVTQQHPCKGTENCFSKRFSLLRMAAGEVRPRRPRNTSLISSMSKNNYGESADMADSLTYKDAGVDIDAGSELVKRIAKMAPGIGGFGGLFPLGDSYLVAGTDGVGTKLKLAFETGIHETIGIDLVAMSVNDIVTSGAKPLFFLDYFATSHLDVDLAEKVIKGIVDGCQQSDCVLLGGETAEMPDFYADGEYDLSGFAVGVVKKDSVIDGKTIVPGDVLIGLPSSGVHSNGFSLVRRVLSKSGLSLKDQLPGEAITLGEALMAPTIIYVKQVLDFISKGGVKGIAHITGGGFTDNIPRVFPKGLGAVIYKDSWEVPSVFKWIQEAGRIEDAEMRRTFNMGIGMVLVVSPEASSRILGDGNGAYTAYKIGEVASDEGVRYG